A single region of the Pseudomonas granadensis genome encodes:
- a CDS encoding hybrid sensor histidine kinase/response regulator, with the protein MDIKFTHRLSFKQARLTVLVGFILGTLLSLLQIGIDYASEDASINREILSLLEISHNPASRIAYNIDAELAQELTLGLLRSPAIISATLTDNNGTVLANVKRPELQSGYRVISDFLFGAKRQFEDRLYLDHLPNESLGVLNLEVDTYAFGSRFLRRAEITLLNGFARSLLLTGILLALFYVMLTKPLVRVIRELSGRDPRSAEPTTLECPAGHANDEIGVLVKVANQQFENIATEIQQRRNAENRLTDYLGQLESIVSARTAELKAINARLSQSNQELEVARSTALDMAEARSAFLANMSHEIRTPLNGLLGMIALSLDGPLNAEQQQQLSIAHDSGKVLVELLNDILDLSKFDAGQLELEHIPFDLGSLIEDTANLLSQNAAPSVELTCLIDPHFPALVLGDPTRVRQIVSNLLSNALKFTRFGRVDVRLSTYREGVRIEVCDTGIGIAQEAQLKIFQPFTQAGAGITRQYGGTGLGLALTYNLCEAMQGRLTISSEIGFGSQFCAELPLPCHTRALAPAPLQGKILAITAASSGLAELLQSLLPVWGLEYTQRTIDDSLLGLKPDVLITDCPECLFGLRPTITAPILLVTAYGSFLPSEEAAALAPLQQQARPLARNALYQNLRRTLQPEVIAINDAQQDASTANTRGRVLLVEDNPVNQLVAKGMLGKLGCEVVVAAHGAEALDQLEFNDFDLVLMDCNMPVMDGYEASRQIRQSGRWPQLPIVALTANAMSEERERCRAAGMSDYLAKPFRREELAALLDQWVPPTPAT; encoded by the coding sequence ATGGATATCAAATTCACCCACCGGCTGTCGTTCAAACAAGCCAGGCTTACCGTGCTGGTCGGGTTCATTCTGGGCACGCTGCTCAGCCTGCTGCAAATCGGCATCGATTATGCCAGCGAAGACGCCTCCATCAACCGTGAAATCCTGTCGCTGCTGGAAATCAGCCACAATCCGGCCTCGCGCATCGCCTACAACATCGATGCCGAACTGGCGCAGGAACTGACCCTGGGCCTGTTGCGCTCGCCGGCGATCATCTCGGCGACGCTCACCGACAACAACGGCACGGTACTGGCCAACGTCAAGCGCCCGGAGCTGCAGAGCGGCTATCGGGTGATCAGCGATTTTCTGTTTGGCGCCAAGCGCCAGTTCGAGGATCGCCTGTATCTGGATCATCTGCCCAACGAATCGCTTGGCGTATTGAATCTGGAAGTCGACACCTACGCCTTCGGCAGTCGGTTCCTGCGCCGGGCCGAGATCACCCTGCTCAACGGTTTCGCCCGCAGCCTGCTGCTCACCGGCATTCTGCTTGCGCTGTTCTACGTGATGCTGACCAAGCCGTTGGTGCGGGTCATCCGCGAACTCAGCGGCCGCGACCCGCGCAGCGCCGAGCCGACCACGCTGGAATGCCCCGCTGGCCATGCCAACGATGAAATCGGCGTGCTGGTCAAAGTCGCCAATCAGCAATTCGAGAACATTGCCACCGAGATCCAGCAGCGGCGCAATGCGGAAAACCGTCTGACCGACTATCTCGGTCAACTGGAAAGCATCGTCTCGGCGCGCACTGCCGAACTCAAGGCCATCAACGCGCGGCTCAGCCAGTCCAACCAGGAACTGGAAGTCGCGCGCAGCACCGCGCTGGACATGGCCGAAGCGCGCTCGGCGTTTCTCGCCAACATGAGCCACGAAATCCGCACACCGCTCAACGGCCTGCTGGGGATGATCGCGCTGTCGCTCGACGGCCCGCTGAACGCCGAACAGCAGCAACAGCTCTCGATCGCCCACGACTCGGGCAAGGTGCTGGTCGAGCTGCTTAACGACATTCTCGACCTGTCGAAATTCGATGCCGGGCAACTGGAGCTCGAACACATCCCGTTCGACCTCGGCTCGCTGATCGAAGACACCGCCAACCTGCTGTCGCAGAACGCCGCGCCAAGCGTCGAGCTGACCTGCCTGATCGATCCGCACTTTCCGGCGCTGGTACTCGGCGACCCGACCCGGGTGCGGCAGATCGTCAGCAACCTGCTGTCCAACGCGCTGAAATTCACCCGCTTCGGCCGCGTCGACGTGCGCCTGTCGACTTACAGGGAGGGCGTGCGCATCGAAGTCTGCGACACCGGCATCGGCATCGCTCAGGAAGCGCAGTTGAAAATCTTCCAGCCATTCACCCAGGCGGGCGCCGGTATCACCCGCCAATACGGCGGCACTGGGCTGGGGCTGGCGTTGACTTACAACCTTTGCGAAGCGATGCAGGGCCGCCTGACGATCAGTTCCGAGATCGGTTTCGGCAGTCAGTTCTGCGCCGAGCTGCCCCTGCCCTGCCACACGCGTGCCCTGGCGCCGGCGCCGCTGCAAGGGAAGATTCTGGCCATTACCGCAGCCAGCAGTGGTCTGGCGGAACTGCTGCAAAGTCTGCTGCCGGTCTGGGGCCTGGAGTACACGCAGCGCACCATCGATGATTCGCTGCTGGGCCTGAAACCTGACGTGTTGATTACCGATTGCCCGGAGTGCCTGTTCGGGCTGCGACCGACCATCACCGCACCGATTCTGCTGGTGACGGCCTACGGCAGTTTCCTGCCGAGCGAAGAAGCCGCCGCCCTCGCCCCTCTGCAACAACAGGCACGCCCGTTGGCCCGTAACGCGCTGTACCAGAACCTGCGGCGAACTTTGCAGCCGGAAGTGATCGCGATCAACGATGCGCAGCAGGACGCATCGACCGCAAACACTCGCGGGCGGGTGTTGCTGGTCGAGGACAACCCGGTCAACCAGCTGGTGGCCAAGGGCATGCTCGGCAAGCTGGGTTGCGAAGTGGTCGTCGCCGCCCACGGTGCCGAAGCGCTGGATCAGCTTGAATTCAATGATTTCGATCTGGTGCTGATGGATTGCAACATGCCGGTCATGGACGGTTACGAAGCGAGCCGGCAGATCCGCCAGAGCGGACGCTGGCCGCAGCTGCCGATTGTCGCCCTGACCGCCAACGCCATGTCCGAGGAGCGCGAACGCTGCCGCGCGGCCGGCATGAGCGATTATCTGGCCAAGCCGTTTCGCCGCGAGGAGTTGGCGGCCCTGCTCGATCAGTGGGTGCCGCCTACCCCAGCGACTTGA
- a CDS encoding MarR family winged helix-turn-helix transcriptional regulator, with protein MNSLPLDSLKLDSQLCFKLYAASRGVIRAYKPMLDQLGLTYPQYLAMLVLWEWQDAAPQQPTVKALGERLALDSGTLTPLLKRLEQLQLVQRQRSARDEREVHLSLTPGGQALREQVGPLKARLLCDSGVDLDRLNQLRDGLDHLLGQIKSLG; from the coding sequence ATGAACAGTCTGCCGCTCGATTCGCTGAAGCTCGACAGCCAGTTGTGCTTCAAGTTGTACGCCGCTTCGCGAGGGGTGATTCGCGCCTACAAGCCGATGCTCGATCAGCTTGGCCTGACGTACCCGCAATACCTGGCGATGCTGGTGTTGTGGGAATGGCAGGACGCCGCGCCGCAGCAACCGACCGTCAAAGCCCTGGGCGAACGTCTGGCGCTGGATTCAGGCACGTTAACGCCGCTACTGAAACGTCTGGAGCAATTGCAACTGGTGCAGCGCCAACGTTCGGCCCGCGACGAACGTGAAGTGCACTTGAGCCTGACGCCTGGGGGGCAGGCGTTGCGTGAACAGGTCGGGCCGCTGAAGGCCCGCCTGTTATGCGACAGCGGCGTGGACCTGGACCGGCTCAACCAACTGCGCGACGGCCTCGACCACTTGTTGGGCCAGATCAAGTCGCTGGGGTAG
- the htpX gene encoding protease HtpX, with translation MMRILLFLATNLAVVLIASITLSLFGFNGFMAANGVDLDLSQLLVFCAVFGFAGSLFSLFISKWMAKMSTGTQIISQPRTRHEQWLLQTVEQLSREAGIKMPEVGIFPAYEANAFATGWNKNDALVAVSQGLLERFSPDEVKAVLAHEIGHVANGDMVTLALIQGVVNTFVMFFARIIGNFVDKVIFKNEEGQGIAYYVATIVAELVLGILASAIVMWFSRKREFRADEAGARLAGTNAMIGALQRLRAEQGLPVHMPDTLNAFGINGGIKQGFARMFMSHPPLEERIDALRRRG, from the coding sequence ATGATGCGCATCCTGCTGTTTTTGGCCACTAACCTGGCGGTCGTGCTGATAGCCAGCATCACCCTGAGCCTGTTCGGCTTCAACGGGTTCATGGCGGCCAACGGGGTCGACCTCGACCTCAGTCAGCTGCTGGTTTTCTGTGCCGTCTTTGGTTTCGCCGGCTCGCTGTTCTCGCTGTTCATCTCCAAGTGGATGGCGAAGATGAGCACGGGCACCCAGATCATCAGCCAGCCGCGCACCCGGCATGAGCAATGGCTGCTGCAAACCGTCGAGCAACTGTCCCGCGAAGCCGGGATCAAGATGCCCGAAGTGGGTATTTTCCCGGCCTACGAAGCGAACGCCTTCGCCACTGGCTGGAACAAGAACGACGCGCTGGTCGCGGTCAGCCAGGGCCTGCTCGAGCGGTTTTCGCCCGATGAAGTCAAAGCCGTGCTGGCCCACGAAATCGGCCACGTCGCCAACGGCGACATGGTCACGCTGGCGTTGATCCAGGGCGTGGTGAACACCTTCGTGATGTTCTTCGCACGGATCATCGGCAACTTCGTCGACAAGGTGATCTTCAAGAACGAAGAAGGCCAGGGCATCGCCTACTACGTAGCGACCATCGTCGCCGAACTGGTACTGGGCATTCTCGCCAGCGCGATTGTCATGTGGTTCTCGCGCAAGCGCGAATTCCGTGCCGATGAAGCCGGCGCCCGTCTGGCTGGCACCAACGCGATGATCGGCGCTCTGCAACGCCTGCGCGCCGAACAGGGCCTGCCGGTGCACATGCCGGACACCCTGAACGCGTTCGGCATCAACGGTGGCATCAAACAGGGCTTCGCCCGCATGTTCATGAGCCACCCGCCGCTGGAAGAGCGAATCGACGCCCTGCGTCGTCGCGGTTGA
- a CDS encoding ATP-binding protein, with protein MDSRLNAFLERAESVLARIEPLLPAPRPVIDWGTCLAARWQRDGRSGYLLPLEVSLDMRLSDLIGVDRQLDQLGRNTQQFLDGMPANHALLWGSRGTGKSSLVRALLAEHAAAGLRLIEIERDHLADLPRVVEQIAKLPQRFVLFCDDLSFESGEGDYRVLKSVLDGSLEQAPDNVLLYATSNRRHLVPEKESDNENWKRVGGELHPSEAVEDKIALSDRFGLWLSFYPFTQEHFLNVVEHWIGQLAAKAGLSWQRDEALDILAVRWATGRGNRNGRCAYQFARYWVGLKLLEHKA; from the coding sequence GTGGATTCCCGATTGAATGCTTTTCTTGAACGCGCCGAGTCGGTTCTGGCGCGCATCGAACCGTTGTTGCCGGCGCCACGGCCGGTGATCGACTGGGGCACCTGCCTGGCCGCGCGCTGGCAGCGCGACGGGCGCAGCGGTTATCTGCTGCCGCTGGAAGTCAGCCTCGACATGCGCTTGTCGGACCTGATCGGTGTCGACCGGCAATTGGACCAACTGGGCCGCAACACCCAGCAATTTCTCGATGGCATGCCGGCCAACCATGCGTTGCTCTGGGGCTCGCGCGGTACCGGCAAGTCGTCGCTGGTGCGCGCGCTGCTGGCGGAGCACGCCGCAGCGGGCCTGCGCCTGATCGAGATCGAGCGTGACCATCTGGCAGACCTGCCACGAGTGGTCGAGCAGATCGCCAAACTGCCGCAACGCTTCGTGCTGTTTTGCGATGACCTGTCGTTCGAATCCGGCGAAGGCGATTATCGCGTGCTGAAAAGCGTGCTCGATGGCTCGCTCGAGCAGGCGCCGGACAACGTTTTGCTGTACGCCACCTCGAACCGTCGCCATCTGGTGCCGGAAAAGGAAAGCGACAACGAAAACTGGAAACGCGTCGGTGGAGAACTGCATCCCAGCGAAGCCGTTGAAGACAAGATCGCGTTGTCGGACCGTTTCGGCCTGTGGCTGTCGTTCTACCCGTTTACCCAAGAACATTTCCTCAACGTCGTCGAACACTGGATCGGCCAGTTGGCGGCCAAGGCCGGCCTGAGCTGGCAGCGTGACGAAGCGCTGGACATCCTCGCCGTGCGCTGGGCCACCGGCCGCGGCAATCGCAACGGGCGTTGCGCGTATCAATTTGCCCGCTATTGGGTGGGCCTGAAATTGCTGGAGCACAAGGCATGA
- a CDS encoding DODA-type extradiol aromatic ring-opening family dioxygenase, which yields MLPSLFISHGSPMLALEPGASGPALARLAAELPKPKAIVMVSAHWESQELLVSSHPQPETWHDFGGFPRALFEVQYPAPGNPQLAAEVAALLTANHLPARLDSQRPFDHGVWVPLSLMYPQADIPVVQVSLPSHAGPALQTRVGRALASLRDQGILLIGSGSITHNLRELDWHAGPESVEPWAREFRDWIIDRLTADDEAALHDYRQQAPHAVRSHPSDEHLLPLYFARGAGGEFSVAHKGFTMGALGMDIYRFG from the coding sequence ATGTTGCCCAGCCTGTTCATTTCCCATGGCTCCCCGATGCTGGCCCTGGAACCCGGCGCCAGCGGCCCTGCATTGGCGCGACTGGCGGCCGAACTGCCTAAGCCCAAAGCCATCGTCATGGTTTCCGCGCACTGGGAAAGCCAGGAATTGTTGGTCAGCAGTCATCCGCAACCGGAAACCTGGCACGACTTCGGCGGTTTTCCCCGCGCATTGTTCGAGGTGCAATACCCGGCACCAGGCAATCCGCAACTGGCCGCTGAGGTCGCCGCCCTGTTGACTGCCAACCACCTGCCGGCGCGCCTCGACTCGCAACGCCCGTTCGATCATGGCGTCTGGGTGCCGCTGTCGCTGATGTATCCGCAAGCGGACATTCCGGTGGTACAGGTGTCTTTGCCGAGCCACGCGGGACCGGCGCTGCAAACGCGGGTTGGCCGAGCCCTGGCGAGCCTGCGCGATCAGGGCATTCTGTTGATCGGCTCCGGCAGCATCACCCACAACCTGCGCGAACTCGACTGGCATGCCGGCCCGGAAAGCGTCGAGCCGTGGGCACGGGAGTTCCGTGATTGGATAATCGACAGGCTGACAGCCGATGATGAGGCAGCGCTGCATGATTACCGCCAGCAGGCGCCGCATGCAGTGCGCAGTCATCCGAGTGATGAGCATTTGCTGCCGTTGTATTTTGCGCGGGGTGCCGGCGGTGAGTTCAGCGTGGCGCACAAGGGGTTCACGATGGGGGCGTTGGGAATGGATATCTATCGTTTTGGCTGA
- a CDS encoding GAF domain-containing protein has translation MIDLQQSGQGLEGYGLLAAQLESLLADERDFIANAAQFSAFLFNQLDDLNWAGFYLNRNEELVLGPFQGQIACVRIPFGRGVCGAAAATRQTQRVEDVHAFPGHIACDSASNSELVVPLVKDGRLIGVLDLDSPTLARFAAHDQAGIEQLAAIFLRLTDC, from the coding sequence ATGATCGATTTGCAACAAAGTGGCCAGGGCCTTGAAGGCTATGGCTTGTTGGCGGCACAACTGGAATCGCTGCTGGCGGACGAGCGCGATTTTATCGCCAACGCCGCGCAGTTTTCGGCATTTCTGTTCAACCAGCTCGATGACCTGAACTGGGCCGGTTTTTACCTCAATCGCAACGAAGAACTGGTGCTTGGCCCGTTTCAGGGCCAGATCGCTTGCGTGCGCATTCCGTTCGGTCGCGGCGTGTGCGGTGCGGCAGCGGCCACCCGGCAAACCCAACGCGTCGAGGACGTGCATGCTTTTCCCGGTCATATCGCCTGTGACAGCGCGTCGAACAGCGAACTGGTCGTGCCGCTGGTCAAGGACGGTCGCCTGATCGGTGTGCTTGATCTCGACAGCCCGACACTTGCGCGTTTCGCTGCGCACGATCAGGCCGGCATCGAGCAACTGGCGGCAATTTTCCTGCGTCTGACCGACTGCTGA
- a CDS encoding pyridoxal phosphate-dependent aminotransferase, which translates to MQFSKSNKLANVCYDIRGPVLKHAKRLEEEGQRILKLNIGNPAPFGFEAPDEILQDVIRNLPTAQGYSDSKGLFSARKAVMQYYQQKNVEGVGIEDIYLGNGVSELIVMSLQALLNNGDEVLVPAPDYPLWTAAVSLAGGNAVHYLCDEGAGWFPDLADIKAKITPNTKAMVIINPNNPTGAVYSKEVLLGMLEIARAHNLVVFSDEIYDKILYDDAVHVCTASLAPDLLCLTFNGLSKSYRVAGFRSGWIAISGPKHNAQSYIEGIDMLANMRLCANVPSQHAIQTALGGYQSINDLVLPQGRLLEQRNRTWELLNDIPGVSCVKPMGALYAFPKIDPKVCPIHNDEKFVLDLLLSEKLLVVQGTAFNWPWPDHFRVVTLPRVDDLEMAIGRIGNFLKSYRQ; encoded by the coding sequence ATGCAGTTCAGCAAATCGAACAAGCTCGCCAACGTCTGCTACGACATTCGCGGCCCGGTGCTCAAGCACGCCAAACGTCTGGAAGAGGAAGGCCAGCGCATCCTCAAGCTGAACATCGGCAACCCGGCACCGTTCGGTTTCGAAGCGCCGGATGAAATTCTTCAGGATGTGATCCGCAACCTGCCGACCGCGCAAGGCTACAGCGACTCCAAAGGCCTGTTCAGTGCGCGCAAGGCCGTGATGCAGTATTACCAGCAGAAGAATGTCGAAGGCGTCGGCATCGAAGACATCTACCTGGGTAACGGCGTGTCCGAGCTGATCGTGATGTCGCTGCAGGCGCTGCTCAACAACGGCGACGAAGTGCTGGTGCCGGCCCCGGACTACCCGCTGTGGACCGCTGCCGTCAGCCTCGCGGGCGGTAACGCCGTGCATTACCTGTGTGACGAGGGCGCCGGCTGGTTCCCGGATCTGGCGGATATCAAGGCGAAGATCACCCCAAACACCAAAGCGATGGTGATCATCAACCCGAACAACCCGACCGGAGCGGTGTATTCGAAGGAAGTGCTGCTGGGCATGCTGGAAATTGCCCGGGCGCACAATCTGGTGGTGTTCTCCGACGAGATCTACGACAAGATCCTCTACGACGATGCCGTGCATGTCTGCACCGCGTCACTGGCGCCGGACCTGCTGTGCCTGACCTTCAACGGCCTGTCGAAGTCCTACCGCGTGGCCGGTTTCCGCTCGGGCTGGATTGCCATTTCCGGGCCGAAGCACAACGCGCAGAGCTACATCGAAGGCATCGACATGCTGGCCAACATGCGCCTGTGCGCCAACGTGCCGAGCCAGCATGCAATCCAGACCGCACTGGGCGGCTATCAGAGCATCAATGATCTGGTGCTGCCGCAGGGACGCCTGCTGGAACAGCGCAATCGCACCTGGGAACTGCTCAACGACATTCCTGGCGTGAGTTGCGTCAAGCCGATGGGCGCGCTGTATGCGTTCCCGAAAATCGACCCGAAAGTCTGCCCGATCCACAACGACGAGAAATTCGTCCTCGACCTGCTGCTTTCGGAAAAGTTGCTGGTCGTGCAAGGCACGGCGTTCAACTGGCCATGGCCCGACCACTTCCGTGTGGTCACCCTGCCCCGCGTCGACGATCTGGAAATGGCCATCGGCCGCATCGGCAACTTTCTCAAGTCCTACCGCCAGTAA
- a CDS encoding DEAD/DEAH box helicase gives MTQETGGFAAFNLNPNILAAVAATGYEEPSAIQQQSIPIIMAGQDMIGQAQTGTGKTAAFALPILHRIDPAKREPQALILAPTRELALQVATAFETYAKQMPGVTVVAVYGGAPMGPQLKAIRNGAQIVVATPGRLCDHLRRDEKVLSTVNHLVLDEADEMLKLGFMDDLEVIFKALPATRQTVLFSATLPQSIRAIAERHLRDPQHVKIQTKTQTVTAIEQAHLLVHADQKTSAVLSLLEVEDFDALIMFVRTKQATLDLASALDAKGYKAAALNGDIAQNQRERVIDSLKDGRLDIVVATDVAARGLDVPRITHVFNVDMPYDPESYVHRIGRTGRAGREGRALLLVTPRERRMLQVIERVTGQKVAEVRLPDAQAVLDARIKKLTNSLSPLVGDAESTHGDLLDRLTADIGCTPRALAAALLRKATNGQALNLAAIEKERPLVPNNAPRGDRPERSGDRPDRGDRERRAPMPLGEGRARCRTALGARDGIAAKNLLGAILNEGGLAREAIGRIQVRDSFSLVELPEDGLDKLLTKLKDTRVAGKQLKLRRYRED, from the coding sequence ATGACCCAGGAAACCGGCGGATTCGCCGCTTTTAATCTCAACCCGAATATTCTTGCAGCCGTCGCAGCGACTGGCTACGAAGAGCCTTCGGCGATTCAGCAGCAATCGATCCCGATCATCATGGCCGGCCAGGACATGATTGGCCAGGCGCAAACCGGTACCGGTAAAACCGCCGCGTTCGCACTGCCTATTCTGCACCGCATCGATCCTGCCAAGCGCGAACCGCAAGCCCTGATCCTGGCGCCGACCCGAGAGTTGGCGCTGCAAGTAGCAACCGCTTTTGAAACCTACGCCAAGCAAATGCCAGGCGTCACTGTCGTGGCCGTTTACGGCGGCGCGCCGATGGGCCCGCAACTCAAGGCTATCCGTAATGGCGCACAGATCGTTGTCGCTACCCCGGGTCGTCTGTGTGACCACCTGCGTCGCGACGAGAAAGTCCTGTCGACCGTGAACCATCTGGTTCTCGACGAAGCTGACGAAATGCTGAAGCTGGGCTTCATGGATGACCTGGAAGTCATCTTCAAGGCTCTGCCAGCGACCCGTCAGACCGTTCTGTTCTCGGCGACCCTGCCGCAGTCGATCCGCGCCATTGCCGAACGCCACCTGCGCGATCCGCAACACGTCAAGATCCAGACCAAGACCCAGACCGTTACCGCGATCGAACAGGCTCACCTGTTGGTTCACGCTGACCAGAAGACCTCGGCCGTGCTCAGCCTGCTGGAAGTCGAAGACTTCGACGCACTGATCATGTTCGTGCGCACCAAGCAAGCGACCCTGGATCTGGCCAGCGCCCTCGACGCCAAAGGCTACAAAGCCGCGGCGCTGAACGGTGACATCGCCCAGAACCAGCGTGAGCGCGTCATCGACTCGCTCAAGGATGGCCGTCTGGACATCGTTGTCGCCACCGACGTTGCTGCCCGTGGTCTGGACGTTCCGCGCATCACTCACGTATTCAACGTTGACATGCCGTACGATCCGGAATCCTACGTGCACCGTATCGGCCGTACCGGCCGTGCCGGTCGCGAAGGTCGTGCGCTGCTGCTGGTGACTCCGCGTGAGCGCCGCATGCTGCAAGTGATCGAGCGCGTCACCGGTCAGAAGGTTGCTGAAGTCCGCCTGCCGGACGCTCAGGCCGTTCTCGATGCACGCATCAAGAAACTGACCAACAGCCTGTCGCCGCTGGTTGGCGATGCCGAGTCGACTCACGGTGATCTGCTCGATCGCCTGACCGCCGACATCGGTTGCACTCCACGTGCACTGGCAGCAGCGCTGCTGCGCAAAGCCACCAACGGTCAAGCGCTGAACCTGGCGGCGATCGAGAAGGAGCGTCCACTGGTGCCGAACAACGCACCGCGTGGCGACCGTCCTGAGCGTTCCGGTGATCGTCCTGATCGTGGTGACCGCGAGCGTCGCGCGCCAATGCCTCTGGGCGAAGGCCGTGCTCGTTGCCGTACCGCGCTGGGCGCGCGTGACGGTATCGCAGCGAAAAACCTGCTGGGCGCGATCCTCAACGAAGGTGGCCTGGCCCGCGAAGCGATCGGTCGCATCCAGGTGCGTGACAGCTTCAGCCTCGTCGAGCTGCCGGAAGATGGTCTGGACAAACTCCTGACCAAACTGAAGGACACTCGCGTTGCTGGCAAGCAGCTCAAGCTGCGTCGCTACCGCGAAGATTGA
- a CDS encoding thiopurine S-methyltransferase yields the protein MQPEFWYKKWDSNQIGFHQPEANPYLRRYWPDLSIEPSARVLVPLCGKSLDLLWLAERGHQVLGVELSEKAIEDFFSEHQVEPQISQEGAFKVYRSDAIELWCGDFFALTAQDVAGCTALYDRAALIALPAPMRERYAAHLQQILAPGVQGLLITLDYPQAQMPGPPFAVDNQEVHRLFSQGWQVQRLEEQDVLAESPRFSDAGVKSLVERVYRVYSR from the coding sequence ATGCAGCCTGAGTTTTGGTACAAGAAATGGGATTCGAACCAGATCGGCTTTCATCAGCCCGAGGCCAATCCGTATTTGCGACGCTATTGGCCCGACCTGTCGATTGAGCCCTCGGCGCGCGTGCTGGTGCCGCTGTGCGGAAAAAGCCTGGATTTGCTATGGCTTGCCGAGCGCGGTCATCAAGTGCTCGGAGTTGAATTGTCGGAAAAAGCGATCGAGGATTTTTTCAGCGAGCATCAGGTTGAACCGCAGATCAGCCAAGAGGGCGCTTTCAAGGTTTACCGCAGTGATGCCATCGAGTTGTGGTGCGGGGACTTCTTTGCGCTGACGGCGCAGGACGTTGCCGGTTGCACGGCGTTGTACGACCGCGCCGCGCTGATCGCCTTGCCGGCGCCGATGCGTGAACGTTATGCGGCGCATCTCCAGCAAATCCTTGCGCCCGGTGTGCAGGGGTTGTTGATCACCCTCGATTACCCTCAGGCGCAAATGCCCGGGCCACCGTTTGCGGTGGATAATCAAGAGGTGCATCGGTTGTTCAGTCAAGGCTGGCAGGTGCAGAGGCTTGAAGAGCAGGATGTGTTGGCCGAGAGTCCGAGGTTTTCCGATGCGGGGGTGAAGTCGTTGGTGGAGCGGGTATATCGGGTTTACAGCCGTTAG
- the msrB gene encoding peptide-methionine (R)-S-oxide reductase MsrB, with amino-acid sequence MEKLQKTLEEWKAMLDPEQYNVCRLSATERPFSGKYNDTKTDGVYHCVCCNEPLFDSTTKFDSGCGWPSFYEPIGASAMTEIRDTSHGMIRTEVKCARCDAHLGHVFPDGPPPTGLRYCINSVCLNLEPRQ; translated from the coding sequence ATGGAAAAGTTGCAGAAAACCCTGGAAGAATGGAAAGCCATGCTCGATCCAGAGCAGTACAACGTGTGTCGCCTCAGTGCCACCGAGCGCCCGTTCTCCGGCAAATACAACGACACCAAAACCGACGGTGTCTATCACTGTGTTTGCTGCAATGAGCCACTGTTCGATTCCACGACCAAGTTCGACTCCGGCTGCGGCTGGCCAAGTTTTTATGAGCCGATCGGCGCAAGTGCGATGACCGAGATCCGTGACACCAGCCACGGCATGATCCGCACCGAAGTGAAGTGCGCGCGTTGCGATGCGCATCTGGGCCACGTGTTCCCGGACGGCCCGCCACCGACCGGCCTGCGCTACTGCATCAATTCGGTGTGCCTGAATCTCGAACCACGCCAGTAA
- a CDS encoding glutathione peroxidase: MSDNLLNIPCTTIKGEQKTLADFAGKAVLVVNTASKCGFTPQYKGLEELWQTYKDQGLVVLGFPCNQFGKQEPGNEGAISEFCELNFGVSFPLFKKVEVNGAGAHPLFVQLKKRAPGVLGSQGIKWNFTKFLIGMDGQLVKRFAPATKPQDLSREIEALLK; the protein is encoded by the coding sequence ATGAGCGACAACCTGCTGAACATTCCGTGCACCACCATCAAGGGTGAGCAAAAGACCCTGGCCGATTTCGCTGGCAAAGCGGTGCTGGTGGTTAACACCGCGAGCAAATGCGGCTTCACTCCGCAATACAAAGGCCTCGAAGAGCTGTGGCAGACCTACAAGGATCAGGGTCTGGTGGTATTGGGCTTTCCCTGCAACCAGTTCGGCAAACAGGAGCCAGGCAACGAAGGCGCGATCAGCGAGTTCTGCGAGCTGAACTTTGGTGTCAGCTTTCCGCTGTTCAAGAAGGTCGAGGTCAACGGCGCCGGCGCTCACCCGTTGTTCGTGCAGTTGAAGAAACGCGCGCCCGGTGTGCTCGGCTCGCAAGGCATCAAGTGGAATTTCACCAAGTTTCTGATAGGAATGGACGGCCAGTTGGTCAAGCGCTTCGCCCCGGCAACCAAGCCGCAGGACCTGAGCCGCGAGATCGAAGCCCTGCTCAAATGA